One window of Vespula pensylvanica isolate Volc-1 chromosome 17, ASM1446617v1, whole genome shotgun sequence genomic DNA carries:
- the LOC122635228 gene encoding uncharacterized protein LOC122635228: MREKLPSNSLGNVIQSVLRSLNDMEIFEDRFYKLNYRLLSFLGLWPYKKSRLHRVCLINIPMLSFNITQLLKMYTSNGNLDVIKEIIPIWVTSFNVVIKYYLFDLCVLDIKLLMDNMIIDWNMWKSKEEIEIMKKFAHSGRMYTLGYTIYIYVSMSLFLLVTFIPPLMDVIIPLNESRHMELPVVAEYFLDEEKHFYLIYCHMVVCVTITITILIAIDTQLMVFCCHVSGAFAVVSFRLEHFLKNDTTLDGLSDLQRKESYKHVSLSIKGHKRALEFVKRMESLFSYSLLMQCGFNIICMSVCLYQIKILYGRSVETMKYVSLVIGELIHLFIASLSGQTIIDHSSDVYFKAYSGLWYEAPIEIRKLLILIMRRSFKPSQLTAGKIFIYCLDGFSTIMQTSTSYFMVLLSIQ, from the exons atgaGGGAGAAACTTCCCTCCAACTCGTTAGGAAATGTCATTCAGTCTGTCTTACGATCTCTTAACGATATGGAGATCTTCGAGGATCGTTTCTATAAGCTTAATTATCGTCTCTTATCCTTCCTTGGTTTGTGGCCGTATAAAAAATCACGTTTACATCGTGTTTGTCTTATAAATATTCCTATGCTATCGTTCAACATAACACAG CTTCTTAAAATGTACACTTCTAACGGAAACCTTGATgtcataaaagaaattatacctATTTGGGTTACATCGTTTAATGTCGTTATCAAGTATTATCTTTTTGATCTCTGTGTACTGGAT ATTAAATTGCTTATGgataatatgataatagaTTGGAATATGTGGAAGTCCAAGGAAGAGATCGAGATTATGAAGAAGTTTGCTCATTCAGGAAGAATGTATACTTTAGGATACACAA tatacatatacgtttcCATGTCATTATTTCTATTGGTGACATTCATACCACCCTTAATGGACGTAATTATACCTTTAAACGAGAGTCGTCATATGGAATTACCTGTAGTCGCTGAGTACTTCCTTGatgaagaaaaacatttttatttgatttattgtcACATGGTTGTTTGCGTAACAATTactataacaattttaattgcaATTGATACTCAACTGATGGTTTTCTGTTGTCATGTTAGTGGTGCGTTTGCAGTCGTAAG TTTTCGTTTGGAACACTTCTTAAAGAACGACACAACTCTGGATGGATTGTCTGATCttcaaaggaaagaaagttaCAAACATGTCTCGCTATCTATCAAAGGACACAAGAGAGCTTTAGA GTTCGTCAAACGCATGGAATCTTTGTTTTCGTATTCTTTGCTGATGCAATGTGGCTTCAACATTATTTGTATGAGCGTTTGTCTATATCAA ataaaaatattgtatggCCGATCAGTAGAAACGATGAAATATGTTTCATTAGTAATTGGCGAGTtaatccatttatttattgctaGTTTATCAGGACAAACTATAATAGATCACAGTAGTGACGTTTATTTTAAAGC TTATAGTGGCCTTTGGTATGAGGCGCCTATAGAAATACGTAAATTACTGATATTGATAATGAGAAGGAGCTTTAAACCTTCTCAGTTAACTgctggaaaaatatttatctactgTCTGGATGGTTTTTCAACG attatgCAAACTTCTACCTCGTACTTCATGGTACTTTTATCGATCCAATAA
- the LOC122635229 gene encoding odorant receptor 4-like, whose translation MKFFKRRFVKRMESLFSYSLLVQCGLNVICMSICLYQIAVLYGESIQIIKFIAFVLCELFHLFIASLSGQTIIDHSSDVYIKAYSGLWYEAPIEVRKLLILIMRRSFKPSQLTAGKIFIYCLDGFSMVI comes from the exons atgaaatttttcaaacgaaggTTCGTCAAACGCATGGAATCTTTGTTTTCGTATTCTTTGCTAGTACAATGTGGCTTGAACGTTATTTGTATGAGTATTTGCCTATATCAA ATAGCAGTGTTGTATGGCGAATccatacaaataattaaatttattgcatTCGTTCTTTGCGAGTTATTCCACTTATTTATTGCCAGTTTGTCCGGGCAAACTATAATAGATCACAGTAGTGACGTTTATATCAAAGC tTATAGTGGTCTTTGGTATGAGGCGCCTATAGAAGTACGTAAATTACTGATATTGATAATGAGAAGGAGCTTTAAACCTTCTCAATTAACAGCTGGAAAAATATTCATCTACTGTTTGGATGGTTTTTCAATGGTAAtctaa
- the LOC122635230 gene encoding uncharacterized protein LOC122635230, translating into MDNMIIDWNMWKSKEEIEIMKKFARSGRIFTLVYTIYIYVFVILLLLVTFIPPLMDVIIPLNESRHMELPTHGEYFVDEEKHFYLIYCYMAVTIMISITVLIATDTQLMVFCCHVSGTFAVIGFRLEHFLKEHATLDGLSDLQRKECYKHVSLSIKGHKRALELVLRKKEIV; encoded by the exons ATGgataatatgataatagaTTGGAATATGTGGAAGTCCAAGGAAGAGATTGAGATTATGAAGAAGTTTGCTCGTTCAGGAAGAATATTTACTTTAGTATATACAA tatatatatacgttttcgTAATATTACTTCTATTGGTGACATTTATACCACCCTTAATGGATGTAATTATACCTTTAAACGAGAGTCGCCATATGGAATTACCTACCCACGGGGAATACTTCGTTGACGAAGAGAAACAtttctatttgatttattGTTACATGGCTGTTACAATAATGATTAGTATAACAGTCTTAATTGCAACTGATACTCAACTTATGGTCTTTTGTTGTCACGTTAGTGGTACATTCGCAGTCATAGG atttcGTTTGGAACATTTCTTGAAAGAGCATGCGACTTTGGATGGATTATCTGATCTACAAAGGAAAGAATGTTACAAACATGTTTCGTTATCTATCAAAGGACACAAAAGAGCTTTAGAGTTAgtattacgaaagaaagaaattgtataa
- the LOC122635219 gene encoding uncharacterized protein LOC122635219, which translates to MVDYFSNSNPGICDKNGEKNDLKNSINPSLKKQDQILSPEDVASDTLTSLFSETAGCLSNQRYIKTPIIRLSTNQHAASSLIMALVMLFIASMQNRVETNLLNNVEMNMLSMINSKTIHFSSSTLDTFHIMFKCCGAKGNLDWCKNEKFLKGINFKTDQMNSINLLGLYICHIPISCCASSIDEYNSKIMLIIPNTVEYLSSWMFNTIKT; encoded by the exons ATGGTCGATTATTTCTCAAACTCTAATCCAGGAATTTGTGATAAAAATGgtgagaaaaatgatttaaaaaattctattaatcCATCATTGAAAAAACAAGATCAAATTTTGTCTCCTGAAGATGTAGCCTCTGATACTTTGACAAG TCTTTTCAGTGAAACTGCAGGATGTTTAAGCAACCAGCGATATATCAAAACACCTATCATTCGGCTATCAACGAATcaa cATGCAGCTTCTTCTTTAATTATGGCATTAGTTATGCTATTCATTGCTTCCATGCAAAATAGAGTAGAAActaatcttttaaataatgtgGAAATGAATATGCTCTCAATGATTAATTCCAAGACAATACACTTTTCTTCATCTACTTTGGATACATTTCATATAATG TTTAAATGCTGCGGAGCAAAAGGCAATTTGGATTGgtgtaaaaacgaaaaatttcttaaggGAATCAATTTCAAAACTGATCAAATGAATTCTATAAATCTTTTAGGTCTTTACATTTGCCATATCCCGATATCTTGTTGTGCATCATCTATCGACGAATATAAT tCAAAAATCATGCTCATCATACCCAACACCGTGGAATACCTATCGTCCTGGATGTTTAACACCATTAAAACTTGA